Sequence from the Thermocoleostomius sinensis A174 genome:
CGTATGATTGACTTGAGCTTCACTCATGCCTTCTCGCTGTCCCAACAGTCGCACCAAGGTTTGGCGATCGATTTGCGACAGGCGGCGACGCAATGCTAACGTTCCTTCTTTAGGATCTTCAAGCAACGTAGTTAGATCGCGTTGAATTCCCTCTGGATTCAATTCCTCCAGATTGGTACGTCGCAGATAATCAGCAATAGAATTCAAGGTTTGATCGTATTGCGCTTTAACCTGTTCTGTCAGCACACGAGGCGAGCTTAACAGTGATCTCCAATTGGTTTCAATTTGATCCACAATTTGGTAAGCTTCTGCTTCGCTAATGTCTTCGCGCTGACGAAGCAACTGCACAAGCGTATCGCGATCGACATGAGCGGCTCGATTGCGCAAAGACGATAACCCAAGTTGAGGATCTGAAATCAATAATTGCAGATCGCGCTTGATACCTTCGGGATTTAGTTCTGCCTTGCCTGTGTTTCGTAGATAATCTTCTAACTTTTGCTGCGCCAGGCTCAACTGCTGCTTCGCTTGTTCATCAAAGGATTGAGACTCCCATAGAACGCGATCGCGGGTTGCCTCGAGGTAATTAAGAATAGTTTCAGTTTCCTCGGGGGTGAGGTCTGCCCGTTGCCACAATATTTGCCGTAATGTGTCTCGATCATAAGAGGACAAGCGTAACCGCAGCGTTTCATATTCAGCTTCTTCGTCTTGCAACAGCGCTTTAAAGGCGGGTAGGATGCCATCTTCATCCCCATGCAATTGGTCTCTAGGAGTCAGCGTTAGGTAGGTTCCCACCCGTTGTCGCAGATCCAATGCAATTTCTCGCTCTTTAGCCAACCGGGCAGCTGCAATCACCTCTAGCCGAACAGCGTTTAGAGTATCCGCTAGTTGCTGAATCTTGTCTTGGGTGAAGACACCTCGTGAAGATAACCGCTCCACAAAGTAGTTGCGATCGAGTTGTGATAGTTGATCCGCCACGGCTGCTGGGTCAGCATCCGGATCATATAAAACATCTCGGAACTCCTTGGCAACTCGCTCTGGTGTCATCTGCCAAGAGTAAGCATTCATCAAGTAGTGCTCGACGTCTGTCCGAATGGGACTGTATTGTGACTCAGTTGCTCCCTGCACTTGATCGAGCAACTTGTCTCGCTGCTCACTGAGCCGTTCCGGGGCTGCTTGCAGGCGATTCAGAATCTTCTGAAGATCCAAATCGGACAAATCTGTGCGACCCACCAGTAAACCAATCAGCGTATTCATGCCAAACTGAAGCGTTTGTTGCATGATGCCTTGTCCGCTCGATGGCAACGCAGCCATTCCACGACCAGTATCAGTTTGAGTTGCTCTACCTTGCTCGCGTTCTGCCAGTAAGCGATCGATCTTGGCGTTCAGTTCCTCAACCTTTAACTGTCCAGATTGGGTTGAGCGTAGATAATCTACCAATTCTGCTGTGCTGTCAGGCCTGCGGCGCTGCCCCAATGCTTGTCGCCATGCCCCTTCCAATAAATCGGCTAAACGATTGACTTCCTCACGCGAGAAATCCGTCCGTTTGCTAATCAAATCTAGGAACGTTTGGCGATCGATATGGCGTAAACGATCGTCCTCAGCTAATGTTTGAATGTCGGGATCATTGAGCAAATCTACCAGATCTTGACGGATGCGATGAAAATCGAAACCAGGCAGTTGTAATCGCTGAAAGTAATCTTCGATCGATCGGCGAATACTAGCTGGATCAATCCCTGCTCCCAACTCATTCCGTACCGCAGAGGCCACGGCTTCGGCTGTCGATACCGCTTGTCGCTTAGCAGCTTGACTACCAATCACCGCAGTCGCCGTACCTAAAATAGACTGAAACCCAGAAGTGGCAGCATTTACCACCGAGCCAATTAAAGAACTAACCGTGGTTGAACTAAACCAAACAAGCAGTGAGAAATAGGCTGCCCATATGACTAGCCCAATGATAGCCCCCAGATTTCCACTTGTCACCAAACTGAGTTGCACGGCTAAAAAGCAAGCCGCAAACAAAGCCAGTGTCACAGTAATCAGCGTCCAAATACCCACTGCAAAGCTGATCTTACGAACAGAAATGCCACCACCATCATTATCTTGAGAAGACGAATTGGAACTACGACCCAAGATAGAAATGCCAGCCGCAACAGACAAATTAGTGAACACAAGCTGAAATGCAAATGCTA
This genomic interval carries:
- a CDS encoding MFS transporter, with amino-acid sequence MVEITTIFKGLSISMFQIAQAPVIQEPIPRTAPPEAASILISGPQFFIALLSGLLLAFAFQLVFTNLSVAAGISILGRSSNSSSQDNDGGGISVRKISFAVGIWTLITVTLALFAACFLAVQLSLVTSGNLGAIIGLVIWAAYFSLLVWFSSTTVSSLIGSVVNAATSGFQSILGTATAVIGSQAAKRQAVSTAEAVASAVRNELGAGIDPASIRRSIEDYFQRLQLPGFDFHRIRQDLVDLLNDPDIQTLAEDDRLRHIDRQTFLDLISKRTDFSREEVNRLADLLEGAWRQALGQRRRPDSTAELVDYLRSTQSGQLKVEELNAKIDRLLAEREQGRATQTDTGRGMAALPSSGQGIMQQTLQFGMNTLIGLLVGRTDLSDLDLQKILNRLQAAPERLSEQRDKLLDQVQGATESQYSPIRTDVEHYLMNAYSWQMTPERVAKEFRDVLYDPDADPAAVADQLSQLDRNYFVERLSSRGVFTQDKIQQLADTLNAVRLEVIAAARLAKEREIALDLRQRVGTYLTLTPRDQLHGDEDGILPAFKALLQDEEAEYETLRLRLSSYDRDTLRQILWQRADLTPEETETILNYLEATRDRVLWESQSFDEQAKQQLSLAQQKLEDYLRNTGKAELNPEGIKRDLQLLISDPQLGLSSLRNRAAHVDRDTLVQLLRQREDISEAEAYQIVDQIETNWRSLLSSPRVLTEQVKAQYDQTLNSIADYLRRTNLEELNPEGIQRDLTTLLEDPKEGTLALRRRLSQIDRQTLVRLLGQREGMSEAQVNHTIDQLQEGINRIIKSPRRLALRAQQQVMDFEASIEDYLRNTDKEELNPEGIKRDFSLLLQSPQLGLQSLSDRLSRFDRSTLVALLAQRPDMTPEEANRVVMQIESVRDQVLDQMRQIQYRIQSVIDRIFARIRDYLNSLNRPELNYEGIRQDIRTLFDDPQAGFEALRQRLSEFDRGTLVALLSSRKDISEADANRLIDQVESARNSVLQRAERIQTEAQQRLEEVKYQAQRQVEETRKAAATAAWWLFLTALVSAAAAAGAGALAAI